A segment of the Panacibacter ginsenosidivorans genome:
ACGTAGCTTGGTTTTTAGCATCGTATGCTCGGGACGCAAAAACTAGAATAGAACAATTGGAATTGCCTGCTTTGGATGAAGTGAAAAAGGCTCTTGAAGAAACATTAGGTGTTTCTTTTGCTGGAAAAAAAGGAAGCCATTTCTTTAAATCGACATTAATTCAAACGATATTCTATGGAGTCTTTTCTGCTTGGATATTATTCAATAAAGATAAAACTGTGCAATCAAAAAAATTTGATTGGCGATTAGCAGGGTGGTATTTGAAGGTGCCAATGATAAAAGCTTTATTTGAGCGAGTTGCAAATCCAAGCCAATTAGGACGCCTGGGAATTATTGAAGTGCTTGACTGGGCAACTGATACTCTTAATCGAATTGAAAGATTGGAGTTTTTTGAGAGATTCAAAGAAAACGAAGCAGTCCTCTATTTCTATGAACCATTTCTTGAAGCCTTTGATCCTGAATTGAGAAAGGATTTAGGAGTTTGGTATACGCCCCATGAAGTTGTGAGTTATATGGTTGAAAAGGTGGACTTCATATTGCGTAAAGAACTTAATATAAAAAGAGGTTTGGCTAATGATAATGTGTTTGTTTTAGATCCAGCATGTGGTACAGGTGCTTACTTAGTAGAAGTACTAAAAAGGATTCATAAAACACATGAGGAAGAGGGCGCCGATGCACTTTCAGGCGAAGACTTAAAGGAAGCCGCAAGAAACCGAATTTTTGGTTTTGAAATTCTTCCTGCACCTTTTGTCATTGCTCATTTACAACTGGGACTATTACTCCAAAATTTAGGAGCTAATTTTATAGAAGAATCAGACCGCGTTGGAATTTACCTCACTAATTCACTTACAGGATGGAATGCTCCTAAAAAGAAAGATAAACAACTGATAGCTTACCCTGAAATGCAAGAAGAAAAGGATGCTGCTGAATTTGTAAAACAAGAAAAACCTATATTAGTGATTTTGGGAAACCCTCCGTATAATGCTTTTGCTGGAGCAAGCCCAGAAGAAGAAGGAGGGTTGGTTGATCCGTATAAGAAAGGATTAATTAGCGAATGGGGGATTAAAAAATTCAATTTAGATGAACTATATGTTCGATTTTTCAGATTGTCTGAAAGAAGAGTCGCGGAAGTTACTGGAAAGGGAATTGTGAGTTTTATTTCGAACTTTTCTTACTTAAGAGACCCATCATTTGTGGTAATGCGAAAACACCTTCTTTCCAATTTTGACAATATTTGGATCGATTGTATGAATGGAGACAGTCGTGAAACGGGCAAAACAACTCCTGATGGATTACCAGACCCGAGTGTGTTTTCAACTTCTTTTAATAAAGCAGGAATTAGAACTGGTACAACTATCACTACATTAGTAAAAACAGAAAGGTCTGATTTGACAGAAAAATCTGCGAAAGTCAATTTTAGACAGTTTTGGGGAAAACAGAAACTAAAGGATTTGATCGCTAGCCAAAATTTAAATAACTATACAACTTTTTATACTTCCAAAGAAAATTGGCACAATTTATATCCCAAAGAAAATACATTTGCCGACTATCAGAAATGGGTTTCAATAACTCATATTTTTCTTAAATTTTTTGTCGGTCTTGAAGAATGTAGAGGTGGCGATTTAATGAATTTTGACTTTGAGGAACTTAGATCAAAAATGGATTTATATTTTGATCTTGATAAGAATATTAAAGAACTAAAAACTGTTCTTGTTGGGCTAACAAAAAATTACTCTGGATTTGTTGCTGAAAATGCAAGAGCTAAAATACTGAAGAAGGAAAAGTTTAATTCAGATTCAATCAAAAAATATCTTCTTAGACCTTTTGACACTGTGTGGGCTTTTTATTCAGATGTTACCCCACTTTGGAATCGACCTAGACCTGAACTAATTGATGAAATAGAAGAAGATAATTTTTTCTTGATAACAAGATTTAAGTCACAATCAAAAAATGAAGGCATACCAGCCGCATTCACAAAATATTTATTTGATAAACAAACCATAAGTAGAAATCCGATTGCTATACCTTATAAGGTTAAAGAGTCAATTGAAAAAAATCTTTTTCAATCAGGTAAGAATTTATTCATTCCAAATTTATCTGTAAATACATATAAATATTTAAGTTCAATAGGGTACGATGAAAAATCAGATTTTGTTGAATTATCTAAAGAGATTTTGTTTCATTGCTTTTCTATTCTTTTTTGCCCATTATATCTCAAGGAAAATTCCACTAATTTATCAATTGATTTTCCAAAAATTCCTTTACCAAATAATAAAGAAGATTTTAAATCTTCTTCTCAATTAGGCAGTCAGATTGTCGGTCTTATGAACGCAGAAATTGAAATTGAAGGAGTAACGATTAATGTTCTTCAATTATATAAAGACATTGCAATAATTTCTAAAAAAGATGGATCTATAATTTCGTTAGATAATTTAGCCATAGTAGCAAACTGGGGAAATAAAACGGTTCAAGGAGTAATGCCTGGTAAAGGCAAATATGAAGAACGAAATTTTTCAAAAGATGAGTATGCATCTTTCAAGTCAACTGGCTATAGTGAAGAATTAATCCATAAATTACTGGGAGAAACTACCATTGATGTTTTTCTGAATGCTGATGTGTACTGGAAAAATATACCACTAAAAGTGTGGAATTATCATATCGGAGGCTATCAAGTTATAAAGAAATGGCTTTCTTATAGAGAGGAAAGTATTATAAAAAGACCACTTAAGAAGGAAGAGGCAAGAGAGATCGTCAATATATCACGCAGGATAACAGCACTTTGTCTAATGGAAGAAAACTTAAATAATAATTATAAGAGAGTTAAGGAAAATACTTTTGACTGGTCTACCTTCTCAAGTAGTCCAAATACATAAAATTGTTTAATGCTACCCCAACTAGTCTAAGTATGCAAGTTATTAAATGAGTAAGTATGCAGCCAAGACTTTGCCCCAGTTGTCCTAAGAATGTCGATATAAAAACAACATGCTAGCGCAGGAATGAGGTGTGGGTTCGTGCTCAGCTTCCTGTGCGGGTTAGCTGAGCAAGGCTTAATATCCCTGCGCTTCAAAAGCTTTGCCTCAATCTTAAGCGAGCAGCATACTTGAGCTTCAGTAATTAGTTGCATTTGAACTTCGAAGCTTCAAAAGCCCAATACACGATGCACAGTATAGAACAGAACCTCGAAGAGTGCGACGCAATCACAGCCAAATAGTAGTAATGCAGACCGGATCATAAAAAAATAAAATTATAAAATGAAAGCATGATAACTTTCAACTCAAATAGCAGCAATGAAATTTATTCGGCTCTTTTTATTAATCCTCTCCTTTCTCCGCGAGTCTCACGCACACAAGTTCTCAAGCAAGTGTCAGACAGCTTTTTGCAAAGGTTTTGTTGCACTCGCCTTCAGTTAAATCTGCCCTGCATACGTGCTCCATTAATTACTTTCTCCTTACTCCGCGAGTCTCCAAACGATTTTGCTTCTCAGGCGAGTGTCTGAGAGCAGTGTGAGCAGGCTTTGTGGCACTCGCCGTATAGTTAACTATAACAACACGGCGAGTCCGCTTCACGCAATGCTCTACACATGAGACTCGCCTTAGAAATGGGTACAACCTTCTTCATGCTGAACATAGTGTAGAAAGTACAAGTGAGTGACACAACGAAAGATGCCATGTGTATTGCAGCCGGGTAAATAAAAAAGCTGGTGGCATTAACACATTAACTGCAAACAATTTGAAAGATCACTAATTATTTTACTTTTCTTACTGTATCTGCTGTTGCTGTATTTAATTGGTACAATGCGTTTTTCTTTTGATTGATCATTACACCAAAAAAGGGTTCAGGTGTATAGCTTTCTGCAGGGGCAGAACCAATGAACATATGGTAACCTTTTGGACCGGAAGCGAAGAACCCGGTTTCGCCATCTTCCAAAACCGAAATACCGGTTGCATCCATACCATTAGCTCCGTCAAGTGCCAGCACAACACGATTTGTTTTTTCACCAACATTTAAAATACCCAATCCTCCGCGTTCAAATCCTTCATCATCGCAAAAGATCAAACCGGATTGCTTACCAATGCGCGGACCAATATTTGCATCAGGAACACCATCTCCCAGACAAACCTTATCATATCCCTGCTCATCAAGGATCAGTATTCCATCAGATTGATGGTTATAATCTTTATACCATTTCATGTACTGGTCAGCATCAGGAAATTTTTTCGACCATAATGCACGTACCCTTGCTGTGTCAGTTCTTATCCTGTTTTTTGCATAAGGCAGCGGAGCGCCTATTAAGATGCGTTCCTTACCATTTTCATCAACGATCACCAAACCTTTTGCACGTAAAACTTTATTATCATCATTGTCCTTGAAGGAAAAAATAAAGAAAGAGATAAATAATAAGAGCACTGAAGAAAACAAAAATGTTAACTGTTGCATTTTCTTCTTTTGTTTGTTTAACTGAAGTTTTAATTCAAGGAGTTCGTTATTCATGCTGGTAATTTTTAAAACTGGTATTCAGCAAATAAACTTATTTGCAGCAATCAGCTGGCACCAGGGTGAGTAGTTTGCGGGTTTTGTTGTATGAAGTGCAATTTTTCAGTCTTCGAAGAGTTTCATGAAAAGATTCTGCGGGTACGAACAATAAATAAAAATCCTTTCGACGAAAGGTCTCCATTGTGGCTTTGAGTGCAGGTTATGGGCCGTTGCGGATAGCTTACCGTAATGTATTATAGCTGTGTTTTAACAGGCATCCAATAATCTGGTATTTATAATACGCAAGGTCTCCTGGCTATGAGCTAGGCCCTTAAGGAAACGTTGCTGAAAAAGGAAAATTCATTAAAGAATATATTTCATACTGCAGATAAAGATACCCACCAAATGGTGCAAGCAGGCAACCAAACCCTGGCAGCAGGGCGACTTGTGCCGTAATCTGGCAAGAAAAATTTGCGACATGAAAATAAAATGAAAAACTTATTTTTATTCCCAAAAAAATATTTCAGGAAAATAAACCATTCCTATGACATCAAAAACTACCAACACCATTTACTGGATTAGCACTATTATTTTCGCAGCGTTGATGATATTCTCTTCTGTAGATGGCCTTCAGCCTACACAACAGGCTATTCAATTGATACATGATAGACTTGGTTATCCTGTGTATTTTATACAATATATCAGTTTTGCAAAATTGCTTGGTGTTATTGTTATTCTAATACCTGGTCTCAACAGGATAAAAGAGTGGGCCTATGCGGGTTTGTTTTTTGATCTTGCCGGGGCTATTTATTCAGGCATTGCATCTTCAGGTAAGTTTGACCCCCTGATGATTACTCTGCTGGCATGGATAATACCAGGCATCTTGTCTTATTATTTCTGGCATAAAAAAATAAAAGCATAAATATTCTTCCCCTCTTAGACCAGCATGTTAATATAAAAACAACATACCAGCGCAGAAATGAGGCGTGACTTGTGCTTAGCAAGCATGCGACGCAAGTAAAGCCAAATAGTAGTAATACAGACCGGCTAAAAAAATAAGATTATAAAATGAAAGGATGATAACTTTCAATTCAAATAGTGCCAATGAAATTTTCTTCTCTCTTTTTATTAATTGTAATTTCTACATTTATATACAACACAGTTGCTGCGCAGATAACAGTTGATCTGAAACAACAAGGCAAACCATTGCAACCTTTATGGGCACATTTCGGTTATGATGAGCCTAACTATACATACATGAAAGACGGCAAAAAACTGTTGAGTGAAATTGCTGCATTAAGCCCCGTTCCTGTTTATGTAAGATGCCACAATTTGTTAACCACAGGTGATGGAACCGCTGCATTAAAATGGGGCTCAACGAATGCATATACAGAAGATGAAAAGGGAAACCCTGTTTACGATTGGCATATTGTTGACAGCATCTTTGATACTTATATTCAACGCGGCATGAAACCGCTTGCAGAGATTGGTTTTATGCCCGAAGCATTGTCAACACATCCGCAACCTTACCGTCATTACTGGAAGCCCGGTGTGAAATATGACAGTATTTATACAGGCTGGGCATATCCGCCAAACGATTATAAAAAATGGGGTGAACTGGTATATCAGTGGGTGAAACATTCTATTCTGCGTTATGGTGAAGCTGAAGTAAAATCCTGGTTGTGGGAAGTATGGAACGAACCGAATATCAGTTACTGGAAAGGCACGGAAGAAGAATATTTTATGATCTATGATTATGCTGCAGATGCAGTAAAAAGGGCATTGCCTGCTGCACGTGTTGGCGGTCCTGCAACAACAGGTCCGGGATGGGATAAAGCTGCAGCATGGTTAAAAGATTTTTTACTGCACTGTGCTGAAGGAAAAAATTATGCAACAGGAAAAAAAGGTGCGCCACTTGATTTTATCAGCTTTCATGCAAAGGGAAGCCCAAAGGTTGTAGATGGTCATGTGCAGATGAACATGTCGCCACAAGTAAATGATGTTGCAAAAGGTTTTGAAATAGTAAACGCATCTTCTTACAAACGTCTCCCCATCTATATTACAGAATGCGATCCTGAAGGTTGTGCAGCGTGTGGTATGGCAACCAATCCTGAAAATGCATACCGCAATGGTACTTTATATTCAAGTTATACGGCTTCTTCTTTTGCAAGAATATATGACCTTGCTGCACGATATAAAGTGAACCTGGCGGGACTTACAAACTGGTCATTTGAATTTGAAAATCAAAAATGGTTTGATGGATTCAGAGATCTTGCAACGAATGGCATTGATAAACCTGTGCTCAATGTTTTTCGCATGTATGGATTAATGCAAGGCAACAAAATAATTGTTGAGAACACAAATCAAATTCCATTAGACAGCATACTTAAAAACAGTGTGCATGGAAGCAGTGCAGATATTCATGCATTGGCAGGTGCTGATAAAAATACGGCAGCCATCATGGTGTGGAATTATTATGATGCAGATGTTTTGAATGAAGCATCGCCGGTTACTGTCACCATCAAAAATATTCCTGCCAAAAAAATATTGCTGCAGCATTACCGCATAGACAAAGATCACAGCAATGCTTATGAAGCATGGAAGCAAATGGGCTCGCCACAAAATATTACAGATGAGCAATACAAGCAATTAGAGCAGGCAGGTCAGTTGCAATTACTCAATTCACCTGAATGGCTTAATACAGCAAACGGAGAAGCTGTTATTCATTTTTCCTTACCGCGGCAAGCAGTGTCACTGCTGAGACTGACTTACCAATAAAAAATGAACTGTATAAGCAAGTAGCATCTAAATATAAAGGCTTTTGAAGCTCAGTATAGAACAAAACGCACAAGTGAGTGACACAAGAGAAGATGAATAGTATTACTACTGCTGGCGTAATAACAATAAAATTTACTGATAATCTGCTGAAACCCCGGATTGATGGACATTCATTCTTGGCGGAGCTTCTGCAAAAGAACTTTGCAAAGAGAAATCCCTTTCAAAAAACCTGAAAGGGATTTACCCGAAAAATTAAAGTGAACGGATACCACCATCCAGTAACATTTCTGCACCTATCATAAACGATGAATCTTCTGATGCAAGGTATAAAGCAGCAGATGCTATTTCTTCAGGTTTGCCAATTCTTTTCACCGGTGTAAAATTTCCCATATTGGCAGCTACAGCTTTTGCATCTTCTTTTGTATCAGTAATGGAATCAAAAATGGGTGTGTCAACAGGGCCCGGTGTAATTACGTTTACGCGTATCTTTCTATCAAGCAGCTCTGCAGAAAAACTTCTTGCCAGCGAACGCACTGCTGCTTTTGAGGCAGCATAAGCTGCATGATTAGGAAACCCCTTTTCATTAACAGTAGAAGAAAGCAGGATTATGGAAGCACCATCATTAAGATAAGGCAACGCTTTCTGCACTGTAAAAAATGCTCCTTTAAAATTGATATCGGTTACCTTATCGAACATCGCTTCTGTAAAGACCGGCAATGGTGCCAGCACATATACCGCGGCATTTACAACTAAAACGTCTGCCTTATCAAATTTTTCATGAATAGTTGCGTAAAGAGAATCAATATCGGCAAGATTGGCTACGTCTCCCTTTACTGCAATAGCAGCATTACCAATTTCTGTTAAGGCCTGATCGAGGTTTTGCTGATTACGACCTGTAATAATAACTTTTGCACCCTCCAATGCAAATAATTTTGCTGTTGCCAGTCCAATGCCACTGCTACCGCCGGTAACAATTGCAACTTTGTTTTTTAATTTCTGTGACATATATTTTTTGTTTTCGAACACAAAGCTGGCATAGAAATAAAAGTTTTACAATGAACCAGGCTAAGAAAAACAGTTGAACCAGTTCAACTTTTTTTCTTTGTTTTTTTATTACGGATCCTGGAAAGAAATTCTGTGGTCATGCCAAGATAAGATGCAACGGCGTATTGCGGTAGCCGTTGTACAACTGATGGATACGTTGCAAGAAATTCATTATAGCGTTGTTCTGCGCTTAGTGTAAGTGAAGAAATAATTCGTTTCTGAAAAAACGCACCGGATCGTTCTGCCATAACACGAAAGAATGTTTCAAATTTATGATTCGATCTTTTTAGTTCCTGTTCTTTCTCATACGTGAGTTCCAAAACAAGACTGTCTTCCAGCGCTACCACGAACATGGTTGCCGGTTTTTGAAAAATATAACTGTTGTAATCAGATATCCACCAGTCTTCCACCGCAAATTGAATGGTGTGATCGATACCAGCCTCATCTATAACGTAACCACGAAAGGCGCCATCCACTACATAATTTCTCTGCCTGACCGGAAAATTTGGTTGTATAATAAATTGTCTTTTTTTTACATGAAGTGGCCTGAATGCATTATAAAATTGCTCTTCTTCTTCCTGCGTAAGCGGTACTATTTTTTGAATATAGCCGAGAATTTTTTCGCTGCCTTTCATTGTCTCTATTTATTTGTGAGCAACCTGATAGTAATTACTTTTTCTAAATTTAGTTTATTCAATGATATTTCAAAACCAGGAATAAAATTACCTGCCGGGCTGAATAAAGATTTATTTAAGCCAACCTCAATGTTGCAGGTATGCAGCCAAAGCCTTTAAGCTATCTCCTTCTGCCACCAAATTGCGGGCACACAACTCCTTTCAAATCTCCCTGTCTGTATTGAAATAAACTTTTGAAAGAGAGGGTTACTTCAAATCCCCCCCTCGATTGCGAAGCAACTGAAAGCTTACTTATGTTGATATCGTAGCTTGTGCCAATGGTGAATTTTCCAAGTTGCAATTGTATCACAGGAATGATCGCATCATCCAAACGATATAATAAACCAGCAGTTATTCCTTTATCATCATCATCAAAAACACTAAGGTCATGATCCAGCATAATGCCTGCCTGGAAAGAACTTACGCCTGCATAGTTGAAATCTTTCTTATGCTGACCAAAATAATCACCATATAAAATAATTTCATTCCGGTCATCAATTCTTGATGATAAGCCAACATTAAACGCAAGCTTTTTATTCAGCATAATTTTTTTGTCTTCAAAGAAACCAACTTCAGGGTTAGTTATATGAAACAAACCAGCACCAAAATAGAAGTCTGTATTCTCATTAAAAGAAGTGCTGTAGCAGATGCCTGTGGAAAGGTCAAAGTAGTTAACACTGGTATTATTAAATACCTGACCGCTGTAGGGAAGTATAGAAAAACTGCCATCACTGTTTGCAACAAACTGGTCGTTCAGCACGAGTTTGGAGGGATCAAATCTTTGCTGCATCAAACCACCCATGAATGCAACAGAAAGAAAAGAATTTTCTGAAACAGGAATACTTACATTAAGTGCGGGCATGGCCTGCGTGGTACTAAATTCTGATGTCCCCGCCACATCTCTTAACAATTGAAGGCCGGTTGTAAGCGTAAGATCACGACCCATGATCTGCACCGGAAATTTTATTTCGGAGCTTAAGCCAAAAGTTCTGTATGGTATGGTAACACTTTGCCATTGGTTCCTGTAAGATGCCGTAAATCGTATATCGCCCGTAAATATACCAGCCAGTGCAGGATTGCGTAAAAGCGGCTGATCATAGAACTGTGAGAAACCAACATCCTGCGCCACTGCGGCAGTCTGCATTTGCATTGCAATGCATAGCATCAATATCATCCTGCAAAACGTTTTCATAAAAGTTATTTATTACAACTTTGTATAAGATCAATTCATTTTTATGATACCAGCTTTGTTTTTTATAGCATCGCCTGTTGTGTCACTCACTTCATCGTTCCGAACATTTCTGATCAAGTGAAAAGTGAAAGGTCAAAAGTCAAGCACGTGCATCTTCACTTTTCACTTTTGCCTTTTCACTGCAGCTTCTCTTCCTGCAGCAAAAGTGTGCGACGCAACGATGCTTAACCAATGAACAAAAAGCCGGTGACCAAAATATTTTTACTCATCATTACATTGCTGTTATCTAAGCAACGTTACATTTCCTTTGTACGTGTATGGAACACCATTCTCACAAATAACATCAACAGTATAAATATACACACCAACATCTGCGGGTCTTCCGTTTATTAATCCATTCCATCCGTAAGCAGCGCTGTTTGGCGAAAAGTTGGTACGCTCAAAAACTAATCTTCCCCAGCGGTTAAAAATCCTGAAAGATTTTACAGATGCAATACCCGAAGCTCTTACCATAAATACCGCATTGGATGCATTGCCATTTGGTGTAAATGCATTGGGCATAAACACCTGCGAACTCTGGCAGAAAACTTTTACGCAAATAGTATCACGGCCAACACATCCGTAAACATTTGTCGCATTTAAATAATAACAACCTGCATTTTTTACAGCAGCAACAGGAGCAGAACAAATAGCATCATTGCAATTGATATTCTGCGACGGTGTCCATGCATATGATTTCATGGGCAACACATTCGGATCATTTGCATTGGTAATAGTTGTTGCTAA
Coding sequences within it:
- a CDS encoding type ISP restriction/modification enzyme — protein: MNFLEKYIHNLVTIKRSGMAVKETSYYGSLESFLNEIGSSLKPTIRAIINTKNTGSGIPDGGLFTKDQFLKDQDRINDFLGTPPSRGVIEIKGTSDDVDEIAKSDQIKKYLKGYGQVLVTNYYQFLLVVLDENKEVKFLEKYSLSGSEKEFWELASNPKNIDSIHGESLKQFLLRVMLHTAPLLEPKDVAWFLASYARDAKTRIEQLELPALDEVKKALEETLGVSFAGKKGSHFFKSTLIQTIFYGVFSAWILFNKDKTVQSKKFDWRLAGWYLKVPMIKALFERVANPSQLGRLGIIEVLDWATDTLNRIERLEFFERFKENEAVLYFYEPFLEAFDPELRKDLGVWYTPHEVVSYMVEKVDFILRKELNIKRGLANDNVFVLDPACGTGAYLVEVLKRIHKTHEEEGADALSGEDLKEAARNRIFGFEILPAPFVIAHLQLGLLLQNLGANFIEESDRVGIYLTNSLTGWNAPKKKDKQLIAYPEMQEEKDAAEFVKQEKPILVILGNPPYNAFAGASPEEEGGLVDPYKKGLISEWGIKKFNLDELYVRFFRLSERRVAEVTGKGIVSFISNFSYLRDPSFVVMRKHLLSNFDNIWIDCMNGDSRETGKTTPDGLPDPSVFSTSFNKAGIRTGTTITTLVKTERSDLTEKSAKVNFRQFWGKQKLKDLIASQNLNNYTTFYTSKENWHNLYPKENTFADYQKWVSITHIFLKFFVGLEECRGGDLMNFDFEELRSKMDLYFDLDKNIKELKTVLVGLTKNYSGFVAENARAKILKKEKFNSDSIKKYLLRPFDTVWAFYSDVTPLWNRPRPELIDEIEEDNFFLITRFKSQSKNEGIPAAFTKYLFDKQTISRNPIAIPYKVKESIEKNLFQSGKNLFIPNLSVNTYKYLSSIGYDEKSDFVELSKEILFHCFSILFCPLYLKENSTNLSIDFPKIPLPNNKEDFKSSSQLGSQIVGLMNAEIEIEGVTINVLQLYKDIAIISKKDGSIISLDNLAIVANWGNKTVQGVMPGKGKYEERNFSKDEYASFKSTGYSEELIHKLLGETTIDVFLNADVYWKNIPLKVWNYHIGGYQVIKKWLSYREESIIKRPLKKEEAREIVNISRRITALCLMEENLNNNYKRVKENTFDWSTFSSSPNT
- a CDS encoding DoxX family protein translates to MTSKTTNTIYWISTIIFAALMIFSSVDGLQPTQQAIQLIHDRLGYPVYFIQYISFAKLLGVIVILIPGLNRIKEWAYAGLFFDLAGAIYSGIASSGKFDPLMITLLAWIIPGILSYYFWHKKIKA
- a CDS encoding GH39 family glycosyl hydrolase — protein: MKFSSLFLLIVISTFIYNTVAAQITVDLKQQGKPLQPLWAHFGYDEPNYTYMKDGKKLLSEIAALSPVPVYVRCHNLLTTGDGTAALKWGSTNAYTEDEKGNPVYDWHIVDSIFDTYIQRGMKPLAEIGFMPEALSTHPQPYRHYWKPGVKYDSIYTGWAYPPNDYKKWGELVYQWVKHSILRYGEAEVKSWLWEVWNEPNISYWKGTEEEYFMIYDYAADAVKRALPAARVGGPATTGPGWDKAAAWLKDFLLHCAEGKNYATGKKGAPLDFISFHAKGSPKVVDGHVQMNMSPQVNDVAKGFEIVNASSYKRLPIYITECDPEGCAACGMATNPENAYRNGTLYSSYTASSFARIYDLAARYKVNLAGLTNWSFEFENQKWFDGFRDLATNGIDKPVLNVFRMYGLMQGNKIIVENTNQIPLDSILKNSVHGSSADIHALAGADKNTAAIMVWNYYDADVLNEASPVTVTIKNIPAKKILLQHYRIDKDHSNAYEAWKQMGSPQNITDEQYKQLEQAGQLQLLNSPEWLNTANGEAVIHFSLPRQAVSLLRLTYQ
- a CDS encoding SDR family oxidoreductase; translated protein: MSQKLKNKVAIVTGGSSGIGLATAKLFALEGAKVIITGRNQQNLDQALTEIGNAAIAVKGDVANLADIDSLYATIHEKFDKADVLVVNAAVYVLAPLPVFTEAMFDKVTDINFKGAFFTVQKALPYLNDGASIILLSSTVNEKGFPNHAAYAASKAAVRSLARSFSAELLDRKIRVNVITPGPVDTPIFDSITDTKEDAKAVAANMGNFTPVKRIGKPEEIASAALYLASEDSSFMIGAEMLLDGGIRSL
- a CDS encoding Crp/Fnr family transcriptional regulator — encoded protein: MKGSEKILGYIQKIVPLTQEEEEQFYNAFRPLHVKKRQFIIQPNFPVRQRNYVVDGAFRGYVIDEAGIDHTIQFAVEDWWISDYNSYIFQKPATMFVVALEDSLVLELTYEKEQELKRSNHKFETFFRVMAERSGAFFQKRIISSLTLSAEQRYNEFLATYPSVVQRLPQYAVASYLGMTTEFLSRIRNKKTKKKS
- a CDS encoding PorP/SprF family type IX secretion system membrane protein, whose protein sequence is MKTFCRMILMLCIAMQMQTAAVAQDVGFSQFYDQPLLRNPALAGIFTGDIRFTASYRNQWQSVTIPYRTFGLSSEIKFPVQIMGRDLTLTTGLQLLRDVAGTSEFSTTQAMPALNVSIPVSENSFLSVAFMGGLMQQRFDPSKLVLNDQFVANSDGSFSILPYSGQVFNNTSVNYFDLSTGICYSTSFNENTDFYFGAGLFHITNPEVGFFEDKKIMLNKKLAFNVGLSSRIDDRNEIILYGDYFGQHKKDFNYAGVSSFQAGIMLDHDLSVFDDDDKGITAGLLYRLDDAIIPVIQLQLGKFTIGTSYDINISKLSVASQSRGGFEVTLSFKSLFQYRQGDLKGVVCPQFGGRRR